The nucleotide sequence ttaaatCACATAACCACAAAATTCAAATGGAAAACTTTTAGttaaaattctatataaatttatttaaattttgacatttttaaataattatagatAAATAAAAGTATAATCTTTATTAGTTGTTTTTTGGCCTTTGATTGATTTTGATCCAAAGGCTCAAAATCACTCCTTTGTGATCTTCCACCTTTCTTCTTATTGGTCAGTTCCTCAAAATTTGGATTAATATTTTAAACCATTGATTACTTGTAATCCAACGGATAAGAATTAATCTATCTTTTCATTTCTCTTCCTCTATACTCTATCGATCTCTTTCTTTCACAAGTCTCAGATTCTGGGTTTCACTAGCCTCATCTCTCACCATctatcacacacacacacacacacacgctaTAGATCTCATCTGTTTCTTTCTTCCTTTACAGTTTCTCATCTCTCACGATTCTCTGTTaacaacaaatcaacaaaaaatCCACGGAGTGATTTCTCTCTACAACAAATCAACTCAGTTGTAAGTTGTTATTCGCTATCAAATGTCTCTCAAGTTTCcatctttttgttctttttctatATCAATTCTGATTCGTTTGTATGAAGGCAGAGGCTGCTGACAATTGACAGAGATAAAATATGGAGGAGGACGACGGAGGACATGGCTGAAGCGTCGAGGATGGATGAATATGGCAGATGAGGACCTGATCTGGCGGAGAGCTTGGCGATGGAGGACGTGGCTGACGGCATGGCTGAAGCGTCGAGGATGGAGGAGGAAAGCATATGGCGTAGCTGACAGCTTGGTTTGAAGCGTCGATGGTGGAGGAGTTCGTGATGGTGGTTGACAGATCCGGTAAAGGAGGCGGCTGTTGGAGCTCTGCGGCAAAATAGATGGAGGCACGAGGAGTTAGGGTTTTTAGGTTTAGCGGtaaactgtatatttttttttacgtttagttttttgtttgtttttaattaggTTAATTTTGTAAACCTACTTTAATATGTAAACCAAAttcaattatttagtaaaaataatttaatatattatatattttaactgtattttgtgatttttcttcttttttttttaatttttttttatattttaataatatataatagcaAAAATAAAacgttattaaaaaatatttaattgcacGCAAAAGAACGCTATAATATATGACAATAAGATAACAATACCAAAAACCGCTATCTAATGTGTTTGACCTATtatgacgggcgatgatacAGCGCTTCATAAACCGCTATCATATTTTTAGATAGCGTTTTTCGTCCGCTAACAAAAGccttttttcttgtagtgaaaccattaaaacatgtttttgtgatACTTATTTTCTATATAGATATTAATGATAATAATTAGTACTAGTGAATTGCACAGTCGGAGCTGATGATGTTGGATAAATAGCTACCAACTGAACTGAGAACATTCTTAACATTTACACCCAAAAAAACACAGAGTATAACATACCTATATTTACTGATTAGTAATTTCATTTACTAGCTAGTAGAGtcgtgaaaaaaataaaaatgtgatcATTGAAACAAAACCTAACAACATTGACATATATATCGTTTTTTCGTCGAGCGATATTAGAATGGTAATAAATCGTGGAACCTTtcggatatatatacataactgGAAAATATGTTAGAAAACTGCATAAAATATCAATACcatatatcataaaaaaataGTACAACGCATAGCGCTATAAGTAAGTAAATACAAGAGTGGTTCTCTTCTCCTAGATTTGAAATGACATATTTAAAACAGTTTCTGTCATTATCCAACCACAATAACGTCTCTTCTTCACATTCTCAGCTTGTTTTTGCCATTTCAACTCTTAATTATTTGTCACTAACTTTCATGCACCTTAATTAATCTTAAAAAACGCACAAATATCTCTATGCAGACATGTATCTTTTTCAATAATATTTGTGAAGACTAACAAATACATTTGAGAAAACAAATTAGATGCATTTTCTCTACAAATCACCTTAAGGAATCCTCTATAAATACGATATGGATTCATATTTCTTAATGATTGTTTGAAAGTTGTCTGTCAACGCAAATCAAAATGAATACTTGATTCTTAACAACATATATGTACACAGGAAATTAATAGTGACTGCTAAGGAAATATATAAGTGTTTGGCTTATATATTCTACCTACCTCATTGTATTGAagattattataattttctCCGTTGCTCTTTAACTATTGAATGGTGTATAAATAgatagaaatatatttaaattctaCCGTTACAACGAGAAACATAATGTCGTACATCAGGGCAAGTCCCTACTTAGCTTAActtaaagaaattattttagATTCAATATAGACTCGTGTGCTTCAATTTGTGTGTCCATATAATGTTTGATGTAATCCCACGCATCCATGGAATATACTTGTATCCTCATCTAATATTTTCACggacttttttttcttacataattaaaattaaccGAAATTATTACACAATAGGGGAATGGCCCCACAAAAAGTGGACCCCCACAAGTGACACAGTGAGTAGGACCCACACACCGCCCATGCGGCACGCTGTCTATCTAAAGTCTAAACCAAAACTAAACCCATCTTCCATCTGAATACTTCCTTGACCTCTTACCCTCTCAGACCTAACCCTAAATCCATCTctctcatctcttctctcttcttcttcttagaagTTTCATTTTCATGTATTACTAGTTCTGCTCCAGTTTCATTTTACATGTATATGACTTTAtatctctttttattttctcttcttcaaaATTTCAATCTTTTTCTCCTTAATTAATTGAATTGAGCTCTTGTGTATCCATCCTCAAGTTAAGAGCAGAGGAGATTAATTAGTTAATTAGGGTTTTTAATTGTTTGCTTTTTTGCTTTTCATTCAAGAAATGGATCAGGTCTCTCGCTCTCTTCCTCCACCTTTCCTCTCAAGAGATCTCCATCTTCACCCACACCATCAGTTTCAGCATCAGCAGCAACATAACCACGGCCACGATATCGACCAGCACAGGATCGGTGGACTAAAACGCGACCGAGACTCTGAGATCGATCCAAACGAGCACTCTTCAGCTGGAAAAGATCAAAACACCCCCGGCTCCGGCGGAGAAAGCGGCGGCGGAGGCGGAGGAGGAGATAACCACATCACGAGAAGGCCACGTGGCAGACCAGCGGGATCCAAGAACAAACCAAAACCACCAGTCATCATCACTAGAGATAGCGCAAACGCTCTCAAGTCCCATGTGATGGAAGTAGCTAACGGATGTGACGTCATGGAAAGCGTCACCGTCTTCGCTCGCCGTCGCCAACGTGGTATCTGCGTTCTGAGCGGTAACGGCGCCGTCACGAACGTTACCATAAGACAACCAGCTTCGGTTCCCGGTGGTGGCTCATCCGTAGTTAACTTACACGGACGTTTCGAGATTCTTTCTCTCTCGGGATCTTTCCTCCCTCCTCCTGCTCCACCGGCGGCGTCGGGTCTAACGATTTACCTAGCCGGTGGTCAAGGACAGGTCGTTGGAGGGAGCGTGGTGGGTCCACTCATGGCTTCAGGACCTGTGGTGATTATGGCTGCTTCGTTTGGGAACGCTGCGTATGAGAGGTTGCCCTTAGAGGAAGATGATCAGGACGAGCAGCAAACGGCTGGAGCGGTTGCTAATAATATAGATGGTAACGCGACGATGGGTGGTGGAACGCAGACTCGGCCGCAACAGTTGATGCAAGATCCGACGTCGTTTATACAAGGGTTGCCTCCGAGTCTTATGAATTCTCAACTGCCAGCAGAAGCTTATTGGGGAACTCCGAGACCATCTTTCTAAATGGTGAAAAAAAATACGTTAGTTGTGTTCATCGTTTTTCATTTGTAATATCTCTTctgtcaaattttaattttcttttccccCTTTGTTTTATAAGAGATCATTGTAGCCTTTGATAAAGAGAATCGTTTTGGTCATGGGACTGGTCGATCGATCTCTTAGGTTTGACATGGGGGTTGTGTGTTTGCGTTGACTAGGAGATTATAAGTTGTTGATTTcgaattttgtgatccatgtgTTGGTGTTAATTAAGCTTTGCGTATTGTTGATTGATTCGAGTGCAAAACCTAGATTCATTGAATTTTTATAACGCTCAACGAGTACACACCAagataagagcatgattatcccaaAGACCCATTTAGGggctcttatttttttttaatacttttaagtAGTAAAAGTAAGTTAAGACACAACATTAAGAAACCCAAACATTTTTATGCTCCATTGCAAAGCTCTTAAttagggttcttaaaaaaaaatactattcatTTTAATTGCATGAATATACCAGTTTTAAACACAAATGCATATGCATATACTATTACACATGTAAGAAATTAATAGTTCTAATAGTGTTAATGCATATGCATATACTAATACTATAACATGACAAGTGGCTAATGTCTCCCAAGCAAGTGTTGTAAAAGTGAGGTATTGGGATCTATAGCGAAGCATCTGATGTAGGATGGAGCATAGTGTTGGTTGATCGACGGGAGAAAACTCCTCAGTTCTTGTACCTATTTCAAATAGAATGTGATTAGAACTAGATAGTAGAAAGAAGACTTGGTGATAAGAGATGATTCAACACAGATTATAAGAATGGTTTGGTTCACCTGTCTACGTAAGGTCTCGTTTTCTAGCTCTGCTCGCTGTTCCTGCAAAGTTTAAAGTGTTTTGTATGATCAATTCTTGCAGTAAGTCTCTATGTTATTGGGTACATACCACAACATTAACCTCTCAAGCCTCAAAAGATACAGTAGGCATGAGTTGTAACACGGTTCATCAGAGATGTCTCACATAAACTTACATGAAGTGACCATAGAAGCAGTAACGAAACAGACATGAAGTAACATCGACTTAAAGCCATAACATAGGGTTAACAAATCGTGGTTGAAGTTAGAAAAGTATGAACCTTTATCGAACTTTTTGCCATCAGGGTCTAGCTTAAGGACCACGAAGTGCTCGCCATCTGCAAACACCGGAGAATCACTCTCAGTTACTTGTTACAAACCCCAATTAGACTAACAACAGAAGAAGTGTATGATTATCTAAAGAGATCGAGTTGCCGAAAACCCTTTAAAGAAACAATTTGTCTGTACCTGCTACGGACGCGTTAAGGCTTGAGAGGAGTGGCAGCGAGAAGAGTGTTATGGAGGCGTAAAGAGGAAGCGAGACACAAGAGTTTTCTGTACCTATGATTTTGTCGTCGGAGAGGAGGCCACCGCCGCTTTGGTTCATTGTCGAGGAGATCACCCAGATTGTCTCCACTCCATCGAGGAGAAATCTGGAGTTTTCGTCGTCGAATTTTTTCTTCCCCTCGTATTCTCCTCCCAAAACCATATCAACGTGACGCGTGTCCACAAGATGCGTCTGTTCTTGTGCTTAATTAAGCGACGTTCTTTGAGGTAAttcttatttttcatttattttttatcttagtCAGCAACTAAGAGACGCTTAAAAGACggcgataatcatgctctaaggcTCCTACTTTAACATGTTACTAAGAATGTCAGTTTATTTGTATTTggtcaaatatttgtttttagtcCTTTACTAATTTATCAAACAATAAACCCATTTTCTAAGCAGTTCACACTGTTTGaatattgttttcttgtttaaatatttaaaaactgttatttttatttggtattaAGGCTGtataataattttacaaaagttTAAGTAATTAGACGCTAaagtatataagaaaaaaaaaggagaaaagatGATTGTTCCGAGGTTGGCAAGAAGATGGTGAGAGGCAAGAGGCATAATGACAAGAACAAGGCTTGGGAACAAGGTGATTGCATGTGGCAGATACTTGTGTTTGTACATTTTCACGAAATTCCGTGTAATATATGCCTTATTAGTAATATCCAAATAAAGTAAATCTGAGCTGTAGCTTTCTCGGTTAAACGTAAGACGTCCAGTAGACATAGATTATAAAAATTTGGAACAAGAAAATGATGATAACCATGAGTCTATGACTAACTCACTTGatatttttttgccaaaactcaCTTGATCATAGCTAATATAAGTAGATCACATACATTTTATAGAAGAATATAATTTGTGTGAGGTTTGATTTGCaagtgagagagaagagaaagcaaTTAAGAGAGGGGAAGAGAAGATGAGCATTGGGTGAAGCACCGACGCACGTGCGTATCTGTGGGAAGGAAAAGTTCCTTTACGAGGCGATGAGTGAAGTGAGAGTGTTCCTTACTTCCAAAGCCATCTCTCTCTGCTTTTGCATTTACATCTCATCTTATGTTTCACCTTCTTCTATAACCTATGATCGATCGATCATTTTTGCTGTTAGAAAGATTACTgacaataataaaattataacgatAAAGATAAACCGAGTGGCCtgcgcaaaaaaaaaattatgccaTTTAATCATTTTTGATATCACATTATTTACTTAACTAATAGTCACATTTTGTCAATGCATATGTACATTAATTAAACAGGTCTATTTTCTTCTgccatttttttaaagttgttCCATGTTTTTGCTATGGTTTGATTGAAATTTCATATTAGTCGGCATCATGAGTGATTAGACATACGTATATGTTCTTTGACTTTCCAATTCAATGATTACACTATATAAAACCCGAAATAAATCAACTATAATTGAAGTGGGTCTCTCTTCAATTCTCCATGTGTTTAGTGATACATATATTATAGTCTTGTTTGTTTCCTTAACGCAGtgatcaaaagatataaaatatatagaaagatGAGTGATCAAAAAGATATAGAAAGACATATGTCAGCAACACATTATATAATATGTAGtttgaagaagaacaaaaagGAGAGAGTGAGGAAACGCACTATTATCTTACCTTTAATTTGTTCAAAATGGTTTTATCTATTAAATTCTAAAAAACAAGACCGCTTATGAACCAACGGAGTCCGTAATATTTAACCAAACCTAGAATccgtttatatttttcttacaaatCGGAGTTGGGCCTATCAATCTTAGACTGCGTTTGGTCATTATCTGTCCAGTATTAGGCCTATAATGGGCTCTTAAGAGAGTTTTTTTCTCAACGATCTTAATGGAGAGTTTAGACTAATCATAGTGTATATTAGACAATAGACAACCACAATGCgtagaccaaaaaaaataaacaatcgtTGAAAAACAACTACTGTATATGAGGAGTAGTCACGATGGACCGTCCTGAACACGAACGTGCATTGCATGAGTTAATGTACGGATATGCACACAAAAAAATACGGATATGCTCgaatcttacactaaaatagtaatatgaaaatattaaaaagatccAATGGATTTATAACCAGTAAATGTTTTGGCCTATTGGGCTAAAAAAAAGTCTTCTAGAAGGCTGCTACAAGAGTGTTGACCATAACCTCTGTGCGTGCGTGTCGTTGACTCATACCTACGTGGCAATATCTAGAGAGACAAAAAGAGAACCCTAAAAAAAACAGCagctttgtatttttaatatatacaatCCTCTGTCtccttcgtcttcttcctccgTCCATCTCTCGCCGCTTCCTCCTTATCGGAATCTTTCGCTCATTATGCTCAGAAGCCTCCATTACCATACCCTTATCGCTTCACTTCTCCCTCCAACGATTATTATTGCCAACGTTTTCGTTAACTAATTGCCAAGCTTGTGTGATTTGTTTGAATTTGGATCGTTGTTCTGAGAATTGAATTCCGTTTGGTAAATTTTATTACTGGGTTTATTCAAAGATGGCTGCTTTGAAAGGTTATGGTTTGTGTTCTTTGGACTCTGTTCTACACTTTCCCTGTCCAAGGCCACCATTCGAGGCCTACAAGAGGTTccttttcttctcctcatatattatatagattCAATACATTTGCTGTTAGGTAAtgttttcctttattttttattaattcaagcTAGGCATGATATAGCTTCTTGTATTGGCGTGTAACTGAGGTTCTATTTGTTTAAAGAATCCAGTGATATATAGACAATGACCTGTTCGTTGAGACATAACATGTAATGATTCTTGTTCTGCCTATTGAGTCAAGGCTAATCTGCTTTTTATGTGTCTTCATAACGCAGAAGAAGCTCAAGATGGGTCTCTCCAAAAGCAGCTGTTGTACCGAACTTCCACCTCCCTATGCGCAGCTTGGAGGTTAAAAACAGGTCCGTGGCATAAACTCTTAGATGAAACTCTTATGAATAAAAGTGTTTTCAGCTCGAACATTGTAAATAGTCTTTCCCAGCGCAAACTGGGTGGCGGAAGTTACAGCCGCAACCCGACCAAAAAGAAATTCTTATGAATATaaaatctcatatatatataaattatctttttgtttttgtgtttgtttgtcaGGACAAACACAGACGACATAAAAGCTCTACGAGTGATCACAGCCATCAAAACGCCGTATCTCCCCGACGGAAGATTCGACCTCGAAGCCTACGACGACTTAGTCAACATCCAGATACAAAACGGTGTCGAAGGCGTCATCGTCGGCGGCACAACCGGCGAAGGCCAGCTGATGAGCTGGGACGAGCACATCATGCTCATAGGCCATACGGTCAACTGTTTCGGAGGAAGCATCAAAGTCATCGGAAACACGGGAAGCAACTCGACGAGAGAAGCTATCCACGCGACGGAGCAAGGGTTCGCCGTGGGGATGCACGCTGCTCTTCACATCAACCCTTACTACGGGAAGACTTCGATGGACGGGATAATAGCGCATCTTCAGTCCGTTATGCACATGGGACCGACGATTATATACAATGTCCCTGGTCGAACGGGGCAGGACATACCGCCCAGCGCGATTTTGACGCTTTCTAGGAGTCCAAATTTAGCTGGCGTGAAGGAGTGCGTTGGGAACAAGAGGGTCGAAGAGTATACTGAGAGAGGGATCGTTGTGTGGAGTGGGAATGACGACGAGTGTCATGATTCGAGGTGGGACTATGGAGCGAGAGGAGTTATATCGGTTACTAGTAACTTGGTTCCTGGTTTGATGAGGAAGCTGATGTTTGAAGGGAGAGACTCGGCTTTGAACTCGAAGCTTTTGCCTTTGATGGGTTGGCTGTTCCAGGAGCCGAACCCTATTGGGCTCAACACTGCTTTGGCCCAGCTTGGAGTTGCGAGGCCGGTGTTTAGGTTGCCGTATGTGCCGTTGCCTTTGGCTAAGAGGGTTGAGTTTGTGAAGATGGTGGAGGAGATTGGACGTGAGCATTTTGTGGGCGAGAGGGATGTTCAGGtgcttgatgatgatgattttatCCTTATTGGTCGATATTAAGCATAatatactttcttttttttgagttttgggTTTACTTTGTTTGGTGTTTAATGAAAGAAGAGATGGTTTGGTTTATGTAGTTGGGGGATGAAACTCATTCATCATATTGCTTGTTAAGTACTTATGATTTGCTTTTACTCGTTTTTAAACTGTTTGTGTTGCGGTCGGAAGAGGAAGATAGTTTTGGTCTGACGTACCATTAACAAAAGAACACACATACATAGATTACATGAGAgatgaaacttaaaaaaaaattagatgtaTACCAAGTAATAATACTAAACCCCTTTATATGATAAGACACTGGCATGTGTTTTAGAGCCcttagattgttttttttttgttttatggaACAAGGGAAACGTTTTTGGTCTGAAGCAGAGAGAGGAGAGCTTTGTTTTCTTGGTGAAGGATAAGAGCTTTCTTCCTGAGTTTCTCGTTTTCTTGAATCATGTACTGATTCTCCATGTAGAGTCTTATATTGTTAATCTCCATCTCCTTTTCTTCTCGCCACATCTTTCTCCTCCTGAAAAAAGTACAAAACAGACCGTTAAAACGTTATAGTGACTTAGATAGTTTTCAGAGATGTGTGTGATGATTGAGACTGAAACCTGGAGAGGCGAGGGATGCGAACGTGGGTTTGTGTTTTGAGGTACAGGACTAGTCTCGTGGGTGTGTGTGAGAATGGTTTTGAAGAACTTAAACACATGTTTGGATCTTGAAGAGATCAGGAATAGACAGAGAGGAGAAGTGAGATGTGTTTGATCAAGTGGGAGAGATATAGAAGCGTTATATAGATGAAAGTTTGTTGTGTTTTGCATTTTCTTTATAGAGAGATAGAGATGCTCCTTTAGAAGACAATGATGTCAAGAGAAGAATCATAATTACAAAGGGCCAGTGAAAGATGTTTATGAGGGAGAAGAACAAGTATTAGCAAAAACAGTCTCTATCTatatcatatcattattttatctttttttttgttagactGATAATCGTACTATTTAGAAGAATTTTAATAGTTTCCCTATAAACTATAAAGCTCAACTCACAGTTAAGAGGTACACATGAAGAAACAAACTATACAATTTTGGTTCCCTATAAGGCTATAACTTATGATAATGTTTGTTTGTCAACTTAGTCACATGGTTTGATGGAGCCTTACAAATGTAGGTGACAGTTAGTCAAATCTGTGCAACATTTGGCTATTCTTATACACCAACAACTATGCTTTACATTTACATATACACAATATATTCTAGACCGAATAAATTTTACTGGTACAAGCTCTGATTAGGTATAAATGAAATTTATGAATCTTCGACCTAACCATTACAATGAACTAACCCTTTGGTTGTAAGGCTCGGTCTCTTGTTCCAACCAAATGATCACTTATTGGGTTCTCAAAACAAGGTATGGATCTAGACCAAAAGTTcttccatttttatttatttaatatagtaaattacttaaaaaatatttgaaggtatcaaatttcaaatatttaattatagcGCTCTGATTATAAgtgaataaaagaaaaatgaataaaatttgaaatttgaacaCACATTTTTAATGTTACACATACTATTACAGTAAAATGGTTAACCTTTTgttgaagaaaagaatcaataaAGTGGATTTAACCTCTGCTTATTTTTGTGAGATTAAGCTTTAAATTTTGCACAAGAAAACTGTACTTTTTTGTTTGTAAGAATTGTCTTGAGTTTAATGAAGCGATTTGGCAGATTTTTTTGACTGGAAAAAGGTCAAATCATGATTAGTTGGGAGCCAAAGTAGTCAAAAGGTTAAGAGGACGTCAAAACCTCGATCTTCATCACAAGTACAAGTGTTTCCTCTTAACTCTTTTTTTAATCCATCAAGTctgtcttcttttctttctttgtgtTTTCTGTTTAATGGGTTTTATGATTACGTATCCGAGCCACCAAAGTAAAGAGAGTGTAAAATCCAGAATTTTCAACTCATTGAAAGTCATATCTAATGATGGTTAATCATTCCGTTAAATAAACACAACAAGACTTACTTTCAAAAGTTTATTTAACTTTACTTGCTCCCATTTGTTTGTCATTGTTCCCCGTCCATTAGTTTATATAGATGTTTAGATGTAGAATATTATTAAGATCCTTAGCTAATAAGCACTGTGCTTATCTTTATTATGAGCCGCATATTGGGCAACTATATGATAAAACATAGCTTAGCACCATGTTAAGCCAATACTGTGTATCTTCCTTATGTATTCTTTATCTATATATTGATATACCTAGTCAATATCGTATTGTTGGCTCGTGATGGTTCACGTGAGGTAGAGAGCTTGGGTTTAAGGGATGATGGTTCTGAAAACTTGGAAAGAACAGGAAAAAGAGTGAAATCGATACAACGGAATCGGGTGCAATGACTTTTGTTTTAgtatatttacaataataatatacatgTATGTTATATGCACATTATAAacatagtaacatatatatatatatatatatatatatatatatatatgttgaagtAAGTAGTAGTGGATAAAGTCATGGAGTACTCGAGTTGGAGTAGAAGCAAAAACCAAAGCACATTTAATTTCGAAAACGAAACCATCGACTTGGCTTCTTCCTCCCACACAATCATCATACGCATTTGCCATAATAACCCCATTCCCCACTCGACGACGATAGATTCATCAACCATCATTATCATCATGATCATCATTTTGCATAATGAATTTTGTGGgctattt is from Brassica napus cultivar Da-Ae chromosome A4, Da-Ae, whole genome shotgun sequence and encodes:
- the LOC106452154 gene encoding 4-hydroxy-tetrahydrodipicolinate synthase 2, chloroplastic → MAALKGYGLCSLDSVLHFPCPRPPFEAYKRRSSRWVSPKAAVVPNFHLPMRSLEVKNRTNTDDIKALRVITAIKTPYLPDGRFDLEAYDDLVNIQIQNGVEGVIVGGTTGEGQLMSWDEHIMLIGHTVNCFGGSIKVIGNTGSNSTREAIHATEQGFAVGMHAALHINPYYGKTSMDGIIAHLQSVMHMGPTIIYNVPGRTGQDIPPSAILTLSRSPNLAGVKECVGNKRVEEYTERGIVVWSGNDDECHDSRWDYGARGVISVTSNLVPGLMRKLMFEGRDSALNSKLLPLMGWLFQEPNPIGLNTALAQLGVARPVFRLPYVPLPLAKRVEFVKMVEEIGREHFVGERDVQVLDDDDFILIGRY
- the LOC106345358 gene encoding AT-hook motif nuclear-localized protein 22, with the protein product MDQVSRSLPPPFLSRDLHLHPHHQFQHQQQHNHGHDIDQHRIGGLKRDRDSEIDPNEHSSAGKDQNTPGSGGESGGGGGGGDNHITRRPRGRPAGSKNKPKPPVIITRDSANALKSHVMEVANGCDVMESVTVFARRRQRGICVLSGNGAVTNVTIRQPASVPGGGSSVVNLHGRFEILSLSGSFLPPPAPPAASGLTIYLAGGQGQVVGGSVVGPLMASGPVVIMAASFGNAAYERLPLEEDDQDEQQTAGAVANNIDGNATMGGGTQTRPQQLMQDPTSFIQGLPPSLMNSQLPAEAYWGTPRPSF
- the LOC106452155 gene encoding protein LITTLE ZIPPER 1; the protein is MCLSSSKPFSHTPTRLVLYLKTQTHVRIPRLSRRRKMWREEKEMEINNIRLYMENQYMIQENEKLRKKALILHQENKALLSLLQTKNVSLVP